A window of Calliopsis andreniformis isolate RMS-2024a chromosome 3, iyCalAndr_principal, whole genome shotgun sequence contains these coding sequences:
- the LOC143188827 gene encoding sorbitol dehydrogenase — translation MAKDNLTAILYGINDIRLEQTPIEEPDQDEVLLEMACVGICGSDVHYLVNGRIGDFVVREPMIIGHEAAGTVVKVGKNVTNLKVGDRVAIEPGVSCRTCKFCKEGRYNLCKDMVFCATPPVHGNLRRYYKHAADFCFKLPDNVSLPEGALLEPLSVGVHACKRANVGIGSKVLILGAGPIGLVTLLVAKAMGASKIVITDLVQSRLNIAKKFGANETLLVTRDNSETEVVEKIRELFGEEPDKTIDASGAQSSIRTAILATKSGGMVVLVGMGAPEVKLPLINALVREVDIRGVFRYANDYADALDLLASNKIDVKPLITHNYKLEETVQAFETSKSGKDDVIKVMIHCN, via the exons ATGGCCAAGGACAATCTTACAGCTATTCTCTATGGCATCAATGACATTCGACTG GAACAAACTCCTATCGAGGAACCTGATCAGGATG AGGTTCTCCTGGAAATGGCCTGCGTCGGAATTTGCGGATCTGACGTTCACTATCTTGTAAATGGAAGAATAGGTGACTTCGTGGTGCGTGAACCTATGATTATAGGTCACGAAGCTGCTGGCACAGTCGTGAAAGTCGGAAAGAACGTAACAAATTTGAAG GTCGGTGATCGAGTGGCCATCGAACCTGGAGTGTCTTGCAGAACATGTAAATTCTGTAAGGAAGGTCGATACAACTTGTGCAAAGATATGGTATTTTGTGCCACGCCTCCAGTGCATGGCAACCTGAGACGCTACTACAAGCACGCGGCTGATTTTTGTTTCAA ATTGCCAGACAATGTATCGTTGCCTGAAGGAGCTTTACTAGAGCCTCTATCAGTTGGAGTGCATGCCTGTAAACGCGCGAACGTTGGTATCGGTTCAAAAGTGTTGATCTTGGGCGCTGGTCCTATTGGACTCGTAACTCTTCTGGTCGCCAAAGCAATGGGCGCGAGTAAAATTGTCATTACTG ATTTAGTGCAAAGCAGACTGAACATTGCGAAAAAGTTCGGCGCTAATGAAACACTGTTAGTGACCAGAGACAACTCTGAGACTGAGGTTGTAGAAAAAATCCGAGAGCTTTTTGGAGAGGAGCCGGATAAAACGATCGATGCCTCTggagctcaatcctctattcgtacAGCAATCCTC GCAACTAAATCTGGTGGAATGGTAGTTTTGGTCGGAATGGGCGCCCCGGAGGTCAAACTTCCATTGATCAACGCACTCGTAAGAGAAGTCGACATCAGAGGAGTATTCAGATATGCAAATGA ttatgccgacGCTTTGGACCTTCTGGCTTCCAACAAGATAGACGTGAAGCCTTTAATTACGCACAATTACAAATTGGAGGAAACCGTACAGGCGTTTGAAACGTCAAAGTCAGGGAAAGATGATGTTATCAAGGTCATGATACATTGCAATTAG